One region of Polynucleobacter sp. Adler-ghost genomic DNA includes:
- the carA gene encoding glutamine-hydrolyzing carbamoyl-phosphate synthase small subunit → MLPSFPPAVLALADGTIFPGLSIGAPGETTGEVVFNTALTGYQEIITDPSYSRQIVTLTYPHIGNVGVNAQDAESDQIHAAGLVVKDLSKRVSNFRSEESLDSYLKKAGVVGISGIDTRKLTRILRDKGAQSGAIVAGKMGDDVAALGKKALELAKAFPGMAGLDLAKVVTTKTPYQWREAEWDLHGPDGKPAYRSLNTGKPIKKVVAYDFGVKRNILRMLTERGCELTIVPAQTSAAEVLAMNPDGVFLSNGPGDPGPCDYAIAAAKEIIEKGVPTFGICLGHQIMGLAAGAKTLKMKFGHHGANHPVKDLDTGRVAITSQNHGFAVDAKTLPDNIRVTHVSLFDGSLQGLAWKDKPALCFQGHPEASPGPHDIAYLFDRFVELMNAAAVGNKGGK, encoded by the coding sequence TTGCTTCCTTCTTTTCCTCCCGCCGTGTTGGCTTTAGCCGACGGCACTATATTTCCTGGTCTTAGTATTGGCGCTCCTGGCGAAACTACCGGCGAAGTTGTTTTCAATACCGCACTGACTGGCTATCAAGAGATCATCACTGATCCTAGCTACTCACGCCAAATTGTCACCTTGACATACCCGCACATCGGCAACGTTGGGGTAAACGCTCAAGACGCTGAGTCGGATCAGATTCATGCGGCTGGCTTGGTTGTAAAAGACCTCTCTAAGCGTGTTTCGAATTTCCGTTCTGAAGAAAGTCTGGATAGCTACCTCAAAAAAGCAGGGGTAGTAGGCATCTCTGGTATCGATACGCGTAAGCTCACTCGCATTCTGCGTGATAAGGGTGCTCAGTCTGGCGCGATTGTTGCTGGCAAGATGGGCGATGACGTAGCGGCCCTGGGTAAGAAAGCCTTGGAGCTCGCAAAAGCCTTCCCAGGCATGGCTGGTTTAGACCTTGCTAAAGTCGTGACCACAAAAACTCCATACCAATGGCGTGAGGCTGAGTGGGATCTGCACGGACCTGACGGCAAACCCGCTTATCGATCTTTAAATACTGGTAAGCCAATCAAAAAAGTGGTTGCCTATGACTTTGGTGTGAAGCGTAATATTTTGCGCATGTTGACCGAGCGTGGCTGTGAGCTAACCATTGTTCCCGCGCAAACTAGTGCCGCCGAAGTGTTGGCAATGAATCCCGATGGCGTGTTCTTATCAAACGGCCCCGGAGATCCCGGTCCTTGTGATTACGCGATTGCTGCTGCAAAAGAAATTATTGAGAAGGGCGTTCCGACTTTCGGTATTTGCCTGGGTCACCAAATTATGGGCTTAGCTGCAGGTGCTAAAACCTTGAAGATGAAATTTGGTCACCATGGTGCGAATCACCCGGTAAAAGATTTGGATACTGGGCGCGTCGCGATTACCTCTCAGAATCATGGTTTTGCAGTAGATGCGAAAACTTTGCCTGACAACATTCGCGTTACGCACGTGTCTTTATTTGATGGATCACTGCAAGGTTTGGCTTGGAAAGATAAGCCTGCTTTGTGTTTCCAAGGGCATCCTGAGGCCTCACCAGGCCCTCACGATATTGCCTATTTATTTGATCGTTTTGTGGAGCTCATGAATGCTGCCGCTGTTGGTAATAAGGGGGGCAAATAA